GCCGACGATACTCACTTCAGCGCCGAACAACTAGACACCTGGCTAAGGGCGATCGAACGTAAAAAACAAGCTGTTCTCTACGGTCCTCCGGGCACAGGCAAAACCTTTGTTGCACAAAAGCTGGCAAAACACTTGATTAGCGAAGGGGATGGATTCTTTGATGTTGTGCAGTTCCATCCAGCCTACACCTACGAAGACTTTATCCAGGGCATTCGTCCCAAGCGGGTGGATGGCGGCTTAGACTATTCCATCGTTCCCGGACGATTCCTTGAGTTTTGCAAGAAAGCACGGCAGTGTCGCGATCGCTGTGTGCTGATTATTGACGAAATTAACCGAGCCAACCTAGCTCAGGTCTTCGGTGAGTTGATGTATCTCATGGAATATCGAGATGCCAAAATTCATCTTGCCAGTGGCGAAGCATTCAGCATTCCCGCCAACGTTCGCATTATTGGCACCATGAATACTGCCGATCGCTCGATCGCTCTGGTTGATCATGCCCTGCGTCGTCGCTTTGCCTTTCTCTACCTGCCGCCCAACTACGAAGGATTGAGAAAATTTCATGCCTCTACAGGCTATTCTGTCGATAAGCTGGTTAGCCAGTTGGCTCAGATCAACGCTCAAATTGGCGATCGGCACTACGAAATCGGCACGAGTTTCTTCCTGCGTCAGGATATAGAGGTCCAGCTTCAAAGCATCTGGCAACTGGAGATTGAACCCTATCTGGAAGAGTTCTTCTTCGATCAACCTGACAAAGTGAAGAGGTTTCAGTGGGAAGCGGTGAAGAGCCAGTTAATCTCATGAACACGCCCCACCTGATCATTCATGAATTAACGGAGTACCAGCCCAAACTTTTCTCGGCTGAAGCCATCCCTCCAGATCTAGGGGAATTGCTTTGGCAGACTTACGATAACAACCAAAAGGTTGTCGCCGTCGAATTTCCAACCCCGATCACTGGCAATCAATGGCGGCTCACCTCTCAGGGATGGGTTGGCTATCTGCCTGTCTCATCGGAATTAGGCATTCGTCTCCAACCCAAAGTCAAGCTAGAAAATCTGTTTGGCATGTTAGAGGTTGCCTACCACCTGAAAAGCTTTCGATTCCTGGAAGGCTGGCATCACTGTGATGTCCTGGATGATTTTTATGAACGGCTAGCGACCGTCCTAGCTCGTCGGACACTCGATCGCGCCCGCAAAGGATTCTATCGCACCTACATTCCTAAAATCGAGCAAACGAGCTTTGTGCGGGGACGGATGGATATTCGCTATCAAGTGCAAAGACCGTGGGATGTCAGCATTAAATGTCACTATAAGGAACATACGGCTGACATCGAAGATAACCAGATTCTGCTTTGGACACTGCACCAAATTGCCCGCATAGGGATTGGTAGAGAAGAAGTGCGTGCCTATGTGCGAAAAGTCTATCATGCCCTTCAAGGAACTGTATCCCTGGAGCCTTACACTGCTCAAGCCTGCATCAATCGCCCTTACAATCGCCTCAATGCTGACTACCAACCTCTCCATGCCCTCTGTCGTTTTTTCCCAGAGCAGAGCGGTCCCAGTCATGAAATGGGCGATCGAAAAATGCTGCCGTTCTTGGTCAACATGGCACGGCTCTATGAGCTGTTTGTAACGGAGTGGCTCAAAGCAAATATCGCAAGCTCTCTGTTGCCTCACTACCTGACCGTAAAAGCTCAGGAAACAGTTCATCTCGACCCAAACCACTCTCTATCGTTCAACATCGATCTGGTACTGAATAATGACACCACAGGAGAAACTCGCTATGTTCTCGATACCAAATACAAAACGCCTGATTTCCCTTCTCCCAGCGATGTGGCGCAAATTATTGCCTACGCCAAAGTCAGGAGATGCTCAGAGGCAGTTCTGATTTACCCAGAACCCCTACGAAATCCTCTAAACGTCTGGGCAGACGATATCCACGTTCGGACATTGACCTTTGCGATCGACGCTGATTTAGACCAGGGAGGTCAAGCGTTTTTGAGCAGCTTGCTGATTTGAGTCGAGAAGTTCCACCAGGGCAGTGGAATTGACCCGGACAACCATCTGCAAAACAAGGGAAACGACCTCAATGCACTGAAAAAAGCAATTTGGGAGCGCACCCAGATTGTCACCATTCACCTGCCGCTAATTGAAGCAGAAGCATTGCTACAGGTGGGAGAAGAGGGTTTATCACAGTTACAGAAAAGAGTGACGATCGCATTGAGGTCATCGATCAGGCTCTTACTCGTCTAGATGAGGCGATCGGAGAAGCAACCGAAGGCAATGATGAAGAAAGGAACAGTAGCAACGAATAACAGAAACTCACCAAGTGCATCAATCATTAAGTATCCCTTCCACTGGAGAGAACTTAACGCCTATGAGATTTGGGCAGAAAAGCTGCAACAACCGACAAAGTAGCAGAACAAAGCCTATATAGCGAGAATTTTAGACTTTGTATTAAACTCATTCTTTTGAAGCCTAGTAGTCTGCCAAATAAACTTTGCCTAGTGTGGCTATCACTGATAAGCTGACTTAAACACTGGGGACATTCATGAGTCAGAAGCGATATATCGTCGATCTAACCGACGCTGAAGTTCAAGAGTTAGAAACGCTCCTGAGAACTGGAAAACATTCAGCTCGCAAACTTACCCGCGCCCGTATCCTATTGCAGGTTCATCAGGGTAAGACCGACCGTGAGGTGGCTGACAACTTAGGGGTAAATCTTTCCACAGTAGAGCGAACCCGTGAGAAGTTTGTCCACTCAGCCACATTGGAAGAAGCTCTTCATGATCGTCCCCATCCTCCCAAACCTCGTAAGCTCGATGCTAAAGCAGAAGCCTTGCTGATTGCGACTGCTTGCTCAGATGCACCCGATGGGCGGGCTGAGTGGACAATGCAGTTGTTAGCGAACCGCTTGGTTGAACTGCAAGTGGTGGAGTCGATTTCGGATGAAACTGTGCGCCAGATTCTGAAAAAAACGACGTTAAACCGTGGCTGAAAGAGCAATGGTGCATTCCTGAGGTTGATGCCAAATATGTATGGCGGATGGAGGACTTACTGGACCTGTACGGCGAAGCTTATGACCGCAAGCGTCCAGTGATTTGCTTTGATGAACGTCCTTGTCCTTTGATTGGCGAAGTCCGTGTTCCCATCCCTGCACAGCCAGGTCAACCCGAACGGTACGATTATGAGTACAAACGCAATGGCATTGTCAATTTGTTTGCCTGCTTTGAACCGTTAGTTGGACAACGATGGTTGGACGTCACACAGCAGCGCACCAAAGCTGACTTTGCCCATCAAATGAAAATCCTGGTCGATGTTTACCGTCCTGATGCCGATTGTATCCGCCTGGTTGTAGACAATCTCAACATTCATCATCCAGCAGCATTGTATGAGACGTTTGAGCCACAAGAAGCCAATCGTATTCTCAAGAAGCTGGAATTTCATTACACGCCAAAACATGCCAGTTGGCTCAATCAAGTTGAAATTGAGTTCTCTGTGTTGTCGAGGCAGTGTCTCAATCGGCGGATCGCGACCCAAGCAGAATTGACCGAGGAAGTTAAGACTTGGCAAGATGAACGCAATGCCCAAAAAGCCAAAGTCAATTGGAAATTTTCGAGTGCAGATGCGCGAATTAGGTTAGAGCATCTCTATCCAAAATTAGAGCAGGGCAACTAGGCAAAGTTCCTTTGGTGAACTACTAGAAACTTTACCTAAAGTATTGTGAGAAAGTGTTTTCATCCTTGTTGTCCTACAACCCGGTTTACTTGGCTCTCATTTGAGCCATTCACAACACGAGAAAGTGCTACATCTGACTCAGGTTAACGCCATTTATTGTCTTGCCAATGTCGTTCATAGACTCCTGAATGCCTTTCTCCCTTCGCTCACTATAGCGATCGGTTAGATAATCCACCTGATCGCGCAGCAGCAGCGTGAACTTATAGAGTTCCTCCATCACGTCCACCACGCGATCGCGGTAGGGAGAATCTTTCATCGTGCCGTCTTCGTTGAACTGCTCATAAGCTTTGGCAACCGAGGACTGGTTGGGGATGGTAAACATTCGCATCCAGCGTCCCAAGATGCGAAGGGTATTAACAGCATTAAAAGACTGAGAGCCGCCGCTCACCTGCATGACTGCTAGCGTTCTGCCTTGAGTAGGGCGGACGGCTCCAATGCTGAGGGGAATCCAATCAAGCTGATTTTTTATAATGCCGGTAATTTGCCCGTGCATTTCGGGGCTTGACCAGACCTGTCCCTCTGACCACAAACTCAACTCGCGTAACTCCTGAACTTTAGGATGTGTATCAGGCACACTGCCATAGATAGGCAATTCTCGCGGGTCAAAAAAGCGAACCTCTGCACCAAACGCTTCAATAATGCGAGCCGCTTCCTCTGCTAAGAGACGACTGTAGGAGCGTTCCCGCAGCGAACCATAAAGGAAAAGAATTCTAGGTTTGTGATTGAATGACATGGTTCTACAGCAGCAAAAGGACAACTAAAAACTGGTTGAGCCTTGATAGGACTCAAGGCAGAACAGACCCCTTTATTGAGCAGTATCAGGATAGGTATCCTGCCTCAACGCGACTGCTACCCAAAACCCCACTGCCAAGATCAGTGCTCCTAATAGGAGTGCCATCAGAACTGCATTGTAGCCACCCGTTTTTGCCCACAGTGCAGCAACACCCACCGGAGCTAACGCCTTTGCCACAAGAGAGGGCGCAATAATGGCGCTGTTAATCGTGCCATAGGAGCGTCGCGTTAACATTTCAGGAATAGCAACTCCCCTCACGATCGTCATGACCCCATTTGCTGCCCCATAGAGAACAGCAATGCTAGTCAAAACGGTTAGTGTTGGTGGTAGCCAAGCAATTCCTAGAAACACCAGGGGAAACAATGCAACGATAAAAGAACCAACCCTCCCGATTGAAGCGTTGGAAGCGAGTTTCCACATCAGGAGCCGTCCCATAACTTGAGCTGGACCGATGACTGCTAAAACAGCCACGACCTGTGGTGAGCGCAACCCCCGCTCCAAAAGCAATGGGTAAAGGTGAAAGGTAAAGGCAGAAAAGACAGCCGCGTATACCACGAAAGACACCAGCAGTGCCCAGAAGACGGAGTGCTGGACTGCCCAAATTACAGCTTGCCGATTGTTGAGGTCAAGTGATTTTTTCAGATGTAGAGCTGGTGAGGAAGCAAGCTTGGGCTGAATTACTGCGGCATAAAGGCTGGCACAAATCGCGATATTAACGGTTCCCAGTACCATCAACGTTTCACGCCAGCCCAAGTGGACGAGCAGCCATTCCGTCAGAGGAATGAAAACGGTACTGGCAAATCCACCCCAGAGCGTTAATGCAGTAATCCCTTGCCGAGCTTTGTCTCCGCCCATTTGATTGGCAATCACCGCAAAAGCAGGCTCATACAGAGTGGCTGCCTGCAAACAGCCAATTCCTGCAAAAATGACATAGAACGCAATCAAACTAGAAATTTGCGACCAGGCTATCAAAAGCAGTCCTGCCAGGAGCGAACTGAGAGACATAATTCTTCGTCCGTAGCCTCGATCGATTCCGGCTCCCACAGGGTATGCTGCAATCCCAGAGAGCAAAAGCCCCACTGTTGCTGCCCCATAAAGACTCGTCTTCGTCCAGCCAAACTCGGTCGACATCGCTTCTGCCAGCAGTGGGAAACTGTAGTAGAGCGATCCCCAGGAACAGATTTGAGCGACTCCTAATGCACTAATAAACCGCTGGTCTGCCGAGCCAAAGCAGAGAATTTTAGTTAAAGGATGATTGCTCATGAAACTCTCAATCGATAAGCAGGTACATACATCGTGATAGCCATACGAAAAGGCTGTTCACTACTGTCCGTCAATTCGGTTTACGGATCATCACACGGGATAATGAACAGCCTTTTACTTAAGCACAGCAGGTTCTAACTGTCTGATTTTGAGCCTGGGTGCTGCACGAACCCACGTTTTGTTCAGGAGCCGTATCCGCCACCTTGACCACAAAGATTTCCCAGCGGTTGCCATCTGGATCAGTTACCCAAACCTTGTCCTGTAAGGCATAGCAACAGTCTGTATCCTCTTCCTCAAAGGTTGCCAATCCTGCTGCCTTGAAGCGATCGATCGCCTGCTTCACCGTTTCAGTGCTATCAACTTGAACGCCCAAGTGAGAAAGTGTCCCCTGTGACTCAACACGCTGAGTCAGATTTAGGGTGAGGTTGAGAGCAGGATTATCTAAATCGAACTTGGCGTAATCTGCTTTATGCTTAACCGGCGTAACGCCGAACATTGCCTGGTAGAAGGCAACGGACTTTTCAAGATTTGTGGCTTTCAATGCAACATGAGTTTTGAACGTTGCCATGATTTTTCTCCTAGATAGAACGGGTTGAACGTTGAGTAGAGCTTGCAAGCATATCGAACATTGATAATATTCGATATTTAAGACAGGCTATTGTTGAACAGTGCGTTTCTGAATCAGCCTCCCATAATCAGTCGGATTGCTTCAGGAAGTCCTGTGACGCACTCGCGGTTGATGCTGTAGTAGATGAAATTGGCGCGTCGCTCTGTTTTCACAAAGCAACTGTCTCGCAAAATTCTCAGGTGATGGGAAATCGTGGGCTGCCCCAAATCAAAGCGATGTACGATATCGCAAACGCACAGCGGTTCCTCATTCTGAGATAGAAGGTTAAGAATCCGCAGCCGGGTCGGATCTGCCAGCACCTTAAACCATTCCGAATAGTGCCGCGCCTGCTCCTCAGAGAGGGTGGGAGCCGCGATCGTACCGCAACAGCCAGCTTCCTGTTTCTTCTGTTCTAGCTCTGCTTGTTTGAGCGTCACAACGTCTTCTCAAAGGGCTGTAAGAGGATATGGATTAACTCTAACTTGTGAATCAATAATGGTCAATATTGAAGCTTGTCAATATTTGTGAAACTTAGTGCATTGCACCTTCGGGGTCTTCAGTCAGCAGAACGGATTGGCTGGTGTTGTGGCATGGCTCTGAACTCTTTTCAGCCGCTAATGCTTTCAGGTAATCGGTCTGCGCCTCTCGCAATTCAATTTGAGAGTTTGCAGCACGAATGCTCTCCATTGCCTGATCAAATGTCAGACCCGTTCCAATTAGATAAGCCGCTAGCATTGTTCCCGTTCGTCGTCTGCCGTTGGTGCAATGAACCGCAACGCCATGCCCTAGCCGATTCTGCTCATTCACAAAGTACTGTAACTTCTGAAGCTGCTCCTGGCTTGGAAAAGAGCCGCCATGAATAGGAAGCCAGAGCGATTGAAGCTCAACTGCCTGATATAAGTCCAGATTTGATGGATCATCCATGACCGAGATGATTGCTCCAACGCCTGCGGCTCGCAGTTCAGCAATCTCTTCAGGGTTAGGTTTTCGCACACCTGCCAGTTGCCCTGGAATGACCCACCACAGATTCTTGGAGATTGGCTGTTCCATAATTTCCCTCGTCAAATACGGCTATAGCTCTTGCAAGAAGGTCGCTTGACTGTCTGGAAGTTCGATTGTAGGATTTGCGCCCACCACTGCCTTCATCGCCTCCGGGTAGGACAAACCATTTTTGATGAGGTAGGCAGCAAGCATCGTCCCTGTCCGATGTCTGCCCGTACTACAATGCACGGCAACGGCTTGTCCTAGCTCATTCTGATGCTGGACAAAATCGAGAAACTCTTGAAGCTGAGACTCTGTGGGAACCGAATCGATCGCAATGGGGAGCCAGACAAAAGGAATTCCAGCTTCCTGATAAAAGTCAAGATTAGATGGCTCATGAAACACAGAGATGATCGCCCCAACACCTGCCACTTGCAAGGTAGAAAGTTCTTCTGTGGCAGGTTGTCGAACTCCTGCTAGTTTGCCAGGAATAATCCACCAAAGATTCTTCTCAATCGGCTGCACGGATTGTTCCTTCATTGTTCTCGTCCTGTAAAACTTGCTTTACATCGATCGCAGCAGGAAATCACAGCGGGCTAGCGATAAGGACTCATACAGCGTGGGTCACTGAGCGTTGCCTTTTCCGGTTCTCTCGGAAACCACATCGCCGTTCGCTTACAAAGCTCAACCAGCATCAGCATTACGGGTACTTCAATTAGCACCCCCACCACCGTTGCCAGAGCTGCCCCTGAATCCAAGCCAAACAATACAACCGCAGTGGCGATCGCCACCTCAAAATGATTGCTGGCTCCTATCAGTGCCGCTGGCGCTGCATCCTCATAGGACAACCTAAGCTTTTGGGCTACCACGTAAGAAATTAGGAAAATGAAATTGGTTTGAATAAATAGCGGCACTGCAATCAGCAGAATATGGAGCGGATTGTTGACAATCAGTTCTCCCTTAAAGGCAAACAGTAGAATTAGCGTAATCAGCAGTGCGGCGATCGCTACTGGGCTGAGGTATTGCAGAAACCGCCGTTCAAACCATTCCCGCCCCTTGTGCTTGAAGATCCAGTAGCGCGAGTACATTCCTGCGATGAGAGGTAATCCCACGTAAATCAGCACAGAGAGGGCGATCGTCTGCCAGGGTACAGTCAGGTCATTAGCAGCCAGGAGCCAGCGACCCAGCGGCGCGTAGAGAAACAGCATTGCCAGCGAATTAACCGCGACCATGGCCAGCGTATGTCCCTGATTGCCATAGCAGAGGTAGCCCCACATCAGCACCATTGCCGTACAGGGTGCGATCCCCAGCAAAATGGTTCCGGCGATATAGGAATTTGCCAGCGGCACTTCCACGCCTCGAATGATTTCAGTACCCGTGATGAGCGGACGAAAGAGCCAGCCAAGGAAGAATTGGGCAAAGACGACCATCGTGAAGGGCTTAATCAGCCAGTTCACTACCAGCGTCAGAATTACAGGCTTGGGAGTGCGAACAGCTTGCGCTGCCTGCGAGAAATCGATCTTCACCATGATGGGATACATCATGAAAAACAGGCAAATCGCGATCGGAATTGACACCTGATAAATGCTCATTGCATCAAGCGCAACGGCAATGCCTGGAAACAGTCGCCCCAGCAAAATCCCTGCACCGATGCAGAGGAAGACCCAGAGCGTCAAATATCGCTCGAAGAAGCTGAGCGAACTACCTGCCTTCACTGCACGGGGGGAAATTGAACCTTTAGAAGCCATGAGAACAAACGTGAGTGGAATAGGAAATTAGTCGCCGTCGCCTGCTTTCCAGGCAAGTGCTTTGCTGGGTTGTGGGTCAGGCAGTTTTAGCGAGATGATCCAGGCTGCCAGGACAAACAGCGATGACACCCAGAGACAGCCCACCAACCCGTACAGTTGATAGACCAAGCCAGATAAGACTGTACCAATCAGCCGCCCACCAGAATTTGCCATGTAGTAGAAACCGACGTTGA
The Leptolyngbya ohadii IS1 genome window above contains:
- a CDS encoding phosphatase domain-containing protein, whose protein sequence is MEQPISKNLWWVIPGQLAGVRKPNPEEIAELRAAGVGAIISVMDDPSNLDLYQAVELQSLWLPIHGGSFPSQEQLQKLQYFVNEQNRLGHGVAVHCTNGRRRTGTMLAAYLIGTGLTFDQAMESIRAANSQIELREAQTDYLKALAAEKSSEPCHNTSQSVLLTEDPEGAMH
- a CDS encoding MFS transporter, which produces MSNHPLTKILCFGSADQRFISALGVAQICSWGSLYYSFPLLAEAMSTEFGWTKTSLYGAATVGLLLSGIAAYPVGAGIDRGYGRRIMSLSSLLAGLLLIAWSQISSLIAFYVIFAGIGCLQAATLYEPAFAVIANQMGGDKARQGITALTLWGGFASTVFIPLTEWLLVHLGWRETLMVLGTVNIAICASLYAAVIQPKLASSPALHLKKSLDLNNRQAVIWAVQHSVFWALLVSFVVYAAVFSAFTFHLYPLLLERGLRSPQVVAVLAVIGPAQVMGRLLMWKLASNASIGRVGSFIVALFPLVFLGIAWLPPTLTVLTSIAVLYGAANGVMTIVRGVAIPEMLTRRSYGTINSAIIAPSLVAKALAPVGVAALWAKTGGYNAVLMALLLGALILAVGFWVAVALRQDTYPDTAQ
- a CDS encoding phosphatase domain-containing protein, with product MKEQSVQPIEKNLWWIIPGKLAGVRQPATEELSTLQVAGVGAIISVFHEPSNLDFYQEAGIPFVWLPIAIDSVPTESQLQEFLDFVQHQNELGQAVAVHCSTGRHRTGTMLAAYLIKNGLSYPEAMKAVVGANPTIELPDSQATFLQEL
- a CDS encoding McrC family protein; this translates as MNTPHLIIHELTEYQPKLFSAEAIPPDLGELLWQTYDNNQKVVAVEFPTPITGNQWRLTSQGWVGYLPVSSELGIRLQPKVKLENLFGMLEVAYHLKSFRFLEGWHHCDVLDDFYERLATVLARRTLDRARKGFYRTYIPKIEQTSFVRGRMDIRYQVQRPWDVSIKCHYKEHTADIEDNQILLWTLHQIARIGIGREEVRAYVRKVYHALQGTVSLEPYTAQACINRPYNRLNADYQPLHALCRFFPEQSGPSHEMGDRKMLPFLVNMARLYELFVTEWLKANIASSLLPHYLTVKAQETVHLDPNHSLSFNIDLVLNNDTTGETRYVLDTKYKTPDFPSPSDVAQIIAYAKVRRCSEAVLIYPEPLRNPLNVWADDIHVRTLTFAIDADLDQGGQAFLSSLLI
- the arsB gene encoding ACR3 family arsenite efflux transporter, which encodes MASKGSISPRAVKAGSSLSFFERYLTLWVFLCIGAGILLGRLFPGIAVALDAMSIYQVSIPIAICLFFMMYPIMVKIDFSQAAQAVRTPKPVILTLVVNWLIKPFTMVVFAQFFLGWLFRPLITGTEIIRGVEVPLANSYIAGTILLGIAPCTAMVLMWGYLCYGNQGHTLAMVAVNSLAMLFLYAPLGRWLLAANDLTVPWQTIALSVLIYVGLPLIAGMYSRYWIFKHKGREWFERRFLQYLSPVAIAALLITLILLFAFKGELIVNNPLHILLIAVPLFIQTNFIFLISYVVAQKLRLSYEDAAPAALIGASNHFEVAIATAVVLFGLDSGAALATVVGVLIEVPVMLMLVELCKRTAMWFPREPEKATLSDPRCMSPYR
- a CDS encoding ArsI/CadI family heavy metal resistance metalloenzyme encodes the protein MATFKTHVALKATNLEKSVAFYQAMFGVTPVKHKADYAKFDLDNPALNLTLNLTQRVESQGTLSHLGVQVDSTETVKQAIDRFKAAGLATFEEEDTDCCYALQDKVWVTDPDGNRWEIFVVKVADTAPEQNVGSCSTQAQNQTVRTCCA
- the arsH gene encoding arsenical resistance protein ArsH; this encodes MSFNHKPRILFLYGSLRERSYSRLLAEEAARIIEAFGAEVRFFDPRELPIYGSVPDTHPKVQELRELSLWSEGQVWSSPEMHGQITGIIKNQLDWIPLSIGAVRPTQGRTLAVMQVSGGSQSFNAVNTLRILGRWMRMFTIPNQSSVAKAYEQFNEDGTMKDSPYRDRVVDVMEELYKFTLLLRDQVDYLTDRYSERREKGIQESMNDIGKTINGVNLSQM
- a CDS encoding IS630 family transposase (programmed frameshift); the protein is MSQKRYIVDLTDAEVQELETLLRTGKHSARKLTRARILLQVHQGKTDREVADNLGVNLSTVERTREKFVHSATLEEALHDRPHPPKPRKLDAKAEALLIATACSDAPDGRAEWTMQLLANRLVELQVVESISDETVRQILKKNDVKPWLKEQWCIPEVDAKYVWRMEDLLDLYGEAYDRKRPVICFDERPCPLIGEVRVPIPAQPGQPERYDYEYKRNGIVNLFACFEPLVGQRWLDVTQQRTKADFAHQMKILVDVYRPDADCIRLVVDNLNIHHPAALYETFEPQEANRILKKLEFHYTPKHASWLNQVEIEFSVLSRQCLNRRIATQAELTEEVKTWQDERNAQKAKVNWKFSSADARIRLEHLYPKLEQGN
- a CDS encoding ArsR/SmtB family transcription factor; translated protein: MTLKQAELEQKKQEAGCCGTIAAPTLSEEQARHYSEWFKVLADPTRLRILNLLSQNEEPLCVCDIVHRFDLGQPTISHHLRILRDSCFVKTERRANFIYYSINRECVTGLPEAIRLIMGG